A section of the Mycolicibacterium anyangense genome encodes:
- a CDS encoding uroporphyrinogen decarboxylase/cobalamine-independent methonine synthase family protein: MNVFAAATGIGSWPGSAPREAAQIVVGELHRLPHLVELPARGVGADTIGRAGALLIDIAIDTVPRGYRITARPGAVVRRATSLLDEDIDALEEAWEKAGGTGSGRPVKVQAPGPITLAAGLELPNGHRAITDAGAVRDLTSSLAEGVGRHRAELARRLGTTVVVQFDEPMLSSALAGQLTGVTVMNPVHAVDEAVAISLLDECVVAAGTDVVLHSCAAVPWKVLQRSMIHAISVDASTFAETDLDGLGEFLDSGRAVVFGVVPTSTPASWPSAEEVAETAIRIIDRVGFSRSSVRDRVGISPTCGLAGATSSWARAAVSLCQRGADFVAGAS; this comes from the coding sequence ATGAATGTTTTCGCGGCGGCCACCGGCATCGGTTCCTGGCCCGGTTCGGCGCCGCGGGAAGCCGCCCAGATCGTGGTCGGTGAGCTGCATAGGCTGCCCCACCTGGTCGAGCTGCCCGCCCGCGGCGTGGGTGCGGACACCATCGGGCGGGCCGGTGCCCTGCTCATCGACATCGCCATCGACACCGTGCCGCGTGGATACCGCATCACCGCCCGGCCCGGTGCGGTGGTGCGCCGGGCGACCAGCCTGCTCGACGAGGACATCGACGCGCTGGAGGAGGCCTGGGAGAAGGCCGGTGGGACAGGCTCGGGACGGCCGGTCAAGGTGCAGGCGCCGGGACCGATCACCCTAGCGGCCGGGCTGGAGTTGCCCAATGGGCACCGCGCGATCACGGACGCCGGTGCCGTCCGTGACCTGACGTCCTCCTTGGCCGAAGGCGTAGGTCGACATCGGGCCGAGCTGGCGCGACGGCTAGGTACGACCGTCGTGGTGCAGTTCGACGAGCCCATGCTGTCCTCCGCGCTGGCCGGACAGTTGACCGGGGTGACTGTGATGAACCCGGTGCATGCGGTCGATGAAGCGGTGGCTATCAGCCTGCTCGACGAGTGTGTTGTCGCTGCGGGTACGGATGTGGTGTTGCACAGCTGCGCAGCAGTGCCGTGGAAAGTGCTGCAGCGAAGCATGATCCATGCCATCTCGGTGGATGCGAGTACGTTTGCGGAGACCGATCTGGATGGGCTCGGCGAGTTCCTGGACTCGGGCCGGGCGGTGGTGTTCGGCGTGGTACCGACGAGCACCCCGGCGAGCTGGCCGTCGGCCGAGGAGGTGGCTGAGACCGCGATTCGAATCATTGATCGAGTCGGCTTCTCCCGCAGTTCGGTACGCGATCGAGTGGGCATCAGCCCCACCTGCGGGTTAGCCGGCGCGACCTCCTCATGGGCGCGTGCCGCAGTCAGCTTGTGTCAGCGTGGTGCCGATTTCGTCGCAGGGGCGTCCTGA
- a CDS encoding aldehyde dehydrogenase family protein, translated as MTHPTLDTEHRQVTLRIGGEKRTSASGGWFAHINPCTGTTDAEIPLAGPEEVDEAVQAAHRAFESWRSTSPAERRGILMRFADLIDEHGEDFKQLAALDNGTPIGLGDGFVGMSVEWTRYYAGWADKINGDVTSSLRTHGDFSYTLKQPYGVIGVIITWNGPLFSLAMKVPAALAAGNTVVIKPSELTPFSADLYAQLATEAGIPDGVINVVPGSAEAGAALVAHPLVKKVTFTGGPATARKILALCAEHIKPAVMELGGKSANIVFADADLDLACGLGTIMSVGVMSGQGCAMPTRMIVAREVYDEVVSRVADLAKMVKVGDPLQADTLSGPVVNYAALQRITGIIERAQRDGARLVAGGKRLGGELANGYFLEPTVFADVDPLCELAQQEVFGPVLSIIPFDTEQEAVAIANNTEYGLSGYIFTNDLKRAHRVSEALNTGEVLINGAANLAVNRPFGGIGISGMGKEGGREGLDEFLRIKGVAIA; from the coding sequence ATGACGCACCCGACGCTCGACACTGAGCACCGACAAGTGACGCTAAGAATTGGGGGTGAGAAGCGAACGTCCGCCTCAGGTGGCTGGTTCGCACATATCAACCCGTGCACAGGTACTACCGATGCCGAGATTCCGCTGGCCGGCCCCGAGGAGGTCGATGAAGCGGTACAGGCTGCTCACCGCGCATTCGAGAGCTGGCGTAGCACCAGCCCGGCAGAACGCCGGGGTATCCTCATGCGCTTCGCCGACCTGATCGACGAGCACGGCGAAGACTTCAAGCAGCTCGCCGCCCTCGACAACGGCACGCCGATCGGCTTGGGCGATGGATTCGTCGGTATGTCGGTCGAGTGGACACGCTACTACGCGGGCTGGGCCGACAAGATCAACGGCGACGTCACCTCTTCGCTACGCACGCACGGCGACTTCAGCTACACCCTCAAGCAACCGTATGGTGTGATCGGTGTGATCATCACGTGGAACGGGCCGCTGTTCTCCTTGGCGATGAAAGTTCCTGCAGCCCTCGCGGCCGGCAACACCGTGGTGATCAAGCCCTCGGAACTCACCCCATTCAGCGCCGATCTGTATGCCCAACTGGCCACCGAGGCAGGCATACCCGACGGCGTCATCAATGTCGTTCCCGGATCGGCCGAGGCCGGCGCAGCACTTGTCGCGCATCCGCTGGTCAAGAAGGTGACGTTCACCGGCGGCCCTGCCACCGCGCGCAAGATTCTCGCGTTGTGTGCCGAGCACATCAAACCGGCGGTGATGGAGTTGGGCGGCAAGTCGGCCAACATCGTCTTCGCCGACGCAGATCTGGATCTGGCATGTGGCCTCGGCACGATCATGTCGGTCGGAGTCATGAGCGGCCAGGGATGCGCAATGCCCACCAGGATGATCGTCGCGCGCGAGGTCTATGACGAAGTAGTGTCCCGAGTGGCCGACTTGGCCAAGATGGTCAAGGTCGGAGATCCCCTCCAAGCCGATACCTTATCCGGCCCAGTTGTGAATTACGCAGCATTGCAACGTATTACCGGGATCATTGAACGGGCGCAGCGAGACGGCGCACGACTGGTGGCTGGCGGTAAACGGCTCGGAGGCGAGCTCGCCAACGGGTACTTTCTCGAGCCCACCGTGTTCGCCGACGTCGATCCCCTCTGCGAACTTGCCCAACAAGAAGTGTTCGGTCCGGTGTTGTCGATCATTCCGTTCGACACCGAGCAAGAGGCTGTGGCGATCGCCAACAACACCGAATACGGCCTCTCGGGCTATATCTTCACCAACGACCTCAAACGAGCCCATCGTGTGTCCGAGGCACTCAACACTGGCGAGGTTCTGATCAACGGGGCGGCGAACCTCGCGGTGAACCGGCCATTCGGCGGAATCGGTATCAGCGGAATGGGCAAGGAGGGCGGCCGCGAGGGTCTCGACGAATTCTTGCGCATCAAAGGAGTAGCCATCGCATGA
- a CDS encoding TetR/AcrR family transcriptional regulator, protein MVSNRAVERSSERQHIIDAAYRCLDRNSGLSASISEILEETGLGTRAFYRNFSTKHELFLEMFRRDREAVLVELRGAAARADTPVDELRAWMAHLFEIVSDPRRRKRVATFYSEEMRRTPGYFRELELFVKAEESALAAILHRGKAEGVFLACSPELDARSIRAALEAAVVNRFQRQGATDASVEFDLLVGFVLRGIGAVGAVIGPAVVSGQNSARHVDHD, encoded by the coding sequence GTGGTTTCGAACAGAGCAGTTGAACGTTCCTCGGAGCGCCAGCACATCATCGATGCCGCGTATCGCTGTCTGGACCGCAACTCCGGGCTCTCGGCGTCCATCAGTGAAATCCTTGAAGAGACTGGTCTGGGGACACGCGCGTTCTATCGCAACTTCAGCACCAAGCACGAGCTGTTCCTGGAGATGTTTCGGCGCGACCGTGAAGCGGTCCTGGTGGAACTGCGCGGAGCTGCTGCCCGGGCCGATACTCCGGTAGACGAACTTCGGGCGTGGATGGCCCACTTGTTCGAGATAGTGTCGGATCCGCGTCGACGCAAGCGCGTGGCGACCTTCTATTCAGAAGAGATGCGGCGCACCCCGGGGTATTTCCGGGAGCTCGAGCTATTCGTCAAGGCTGAGGAGTCGGCTTTGGCGGCCATCCTGCACCGGGGCAAAGCGGAGGGGGTCTTCCTGGCCTGCAGCCCGGAACTGGACGCACGCTCCATCCGTGCAGCGCTTGAAGCTGCGGTTGTCAACCGCTTTCAGCGTCAGGGTGCTACCGATGCATCTGTCGAGTTCGACCTGCTGGTGGGGTTTGTTCTGCGGGGCATTGGTGCTGTCGGAGCTGTCATCGGCCCGGCAGTAGTCTCTGGCCAGAACTCCGCTCGCCACGTTGATCACGACTAA
- a CDS encoding DUF2889 domain-containing protein, protein MSDVRLGIPAFDLHPLHGLHDPTSSTPAREPGSLRRTSSIDMVRAPGSLDPLYLHGRARDLETRLDGSATERTTASLEATIDTAARVVTQLEVSPDVPELRLVGVPAMSGFRAAADRAAPELRRHRDLRYTLLDDVPVAILISGHAISAARIKDHPTQSGYLPVADQCAGFLTGGLLMSSFEAGDAAVVTGPPAPDLTGIDPIGWHPMDALPLHGMRRRRRVDVTLDSGGREVTIDSMFRDTYVRSDNLETVIHEYTLEAHVDRLTGVVLSSRATPRVLPWQECPGAVASAARIVGMRLDDLHTRVRHELSGISTCTHLNDLLRSVADASALIALLDDK, encoded by the coding sequence ATGAGTGACGTCCGACTAGGCATACCCGCCTTCGACCTCCACCCACTCCATGGTCTCCACGACCCCACCAGCTCGACGCCGGCACGGGAGCCGGGATCATTGCGGCGGACCAGTTCCATCGACATGGTTCGCGCCCCTGGTTCACTCGATCCGCTCTACCTACACGGCCGCGCACGGGACCTCGAAACAAGACTCGACGGTTCCGCGACCGAACGAACCACCGCGAGCCTCGAGGCGACGATCGACACTGCCGCACGGGTGGTGACACAACTCGAGGTCTCCCCCGACGTTCCAGAGCTACGCCTGGTCGGCGTACCAGCCATGAGTGGCTTCAGGGCCGCCGCCGACCGGGCAGCTCCGGAGCTGCGTCGGCACCGGGATCTGCGCTACACCTTGCTCGATGACGTCCCGGTCGCAATCCTGATCTCTGGACACGCCATCTCGGCCGCGCGTATCAAAGATCACCCAACGCAATCCGGCTACCTGCCCGTGGCCGACCAGTGCGCAGGCTTCCTGACCGGCGGGCTCCTGATGTCGTCGTTCGAAGCCGGGGACGCAGCTGTGGTCACCGGGCCGCCGGCGCCCGACCTTACCGGCATCGACCCGATCGGTTGGCATCCGATGGATGCACTACCTCTGCACGGAATGCGCAGGCGCCGCAGAGTAGACGTGACACTTGATAGCGGCGGCCGAGAGGTGACTATAGACAGCATGTTTCGTGACACCTACGTCAGGTCGGACAATCTAGAGACGGTCATTCACGAATACACACTCGAAGCACATGTAGACCGCCTGACGGGTGTAGTCCTGTCATCCCGAGCAACACCACGTGTCTTGCCCTGGCAGGAGTGCCCCGGCGCCGTGGCGAGCGCTGCCCGCATCGTCGGTATGCGACTGGATGATTTGCATACCAGAGTCCGACATGAGCTTTCGGGCATATCGACCTGTACGCATCTCAATGATCTCCTCCGGAGCGTCGCCGACGCTTCGGCGTTGATTGCCCTGCTGGACGACAAGTGA
- a CDS encoding Zn-ribbon domain-containing OB-fold protein, whose translation MNAQQETLATTMPTDYLRIVVDKNTEPFWQAARERRLVAPQCSECGTFRLPPTPFCPTCQSKSVNWIELSGAATVYSFAVVYGMPGMPEVTLVPAVLELPDAPGARLVSNIIGVTPAQVSIGMAVRVDFCPANDGWMLPVFHPDRPGKE comes from the coding sequence ATGAACGCCCAGCAGGAGACGCTGGCGACGACCATGCCGACCGACTATCTGCGCATCGTCGTCGACAAGAACACCGAGCCCTTCTGGCAGGCAGCCAGGGAACGTCGGCTGGTGGCGCCACAGTGCTCCGAGTGCGGCACCTTCCGGCTCCCGCCCACACCGTTCTGCCCTACCTGCCAGTCAAAGTCGGTGAACTGGATCGAACTCAGCGGTGCGGCAACGGTTTACAGCTTTGCTGTCGTGTACGGCATGCCAGGGATGCCGGAAGTGACACTGGTGCCCGCGGTGCTCGAACTTCCGGACGCCCCGGGCGCCAGACTGGTGAGCAACATCATCGGAGTCACGCCAGCCCAGGTGTCCATCGGAATGGCTGTGCGAGTGGACTTTTGCCCAGCCAATGACGGCTGGATGCTACCCGTCTTTCATCCTGACCGCCCTGGAAAGGAGTGA
- a CDS encoding thiolase C-terminal domain-containing protein, producing MSTSKGLRDCAIVGIGATPYFKRGESLPRTTTELAGDAILAACEDAGLTVRDVDGFAYYSGASAGYTEKMDTADFVETLGIPEIRFTASLTSGGGGSAGAIGLARAAIVAGDADVVVTVMALQQSKQRLGSVFSAMTPDPINSFLQPSGLSGPGHLMSVLARRHMHLYGTRREAFAEVAISTRANAINRPKALHRKPLTAEEYFGARMIADPLCLYDFCQETDGAVAVITTSIERARDLRQRPVPIVAAAHGGVRDWGRAFAWMGMPDEYFASSGNKPIADRLYRQADITPDDIDVALLYDHFTPMVVMQLEDYGFCRKGEGGPFVESGAIRYDGGSIPVNTHGGQLSEGYVVGMTHIMEGVEQMRGSAINQVPGAELALITGGPASLPVSGLILGRAA from the coding sequence GTGTCCACTTCGAAGGGTCTTCGCGACTGCGCCATCGTCGGCATCGGCGCGACACCGTACTTCAAACGCGGCGAATCGCTGCCGAGGACCACCACCGAACTCGCGGGTGACGCCATTCTGGCCGCTTGCGAAGATGCTGGCTTGACTGTCCGGGACGTGGACGGTTTCGCCTACTATTCGGGCGCAAGTGCCGGCTATACCGAGAAGATGGATACCGCCGACTTCGTCGAAACGCTCGGTATCCCGGAGATTCGGTTCACCGCATCGCTGACGTCGGGAGGAGGAGGTTCGGCTGGAGCAATCGGCCTCGCACGGGCGGCAATCGTCGCCGGCGATGCCGACGTGGTTGTGACGGTCATGGCGTTGCAGCAGTCCAAACAGCGTCTCGGCTCGGTGTTTTCGGCCATGACCCCAGACCCGATCAACTCGTTCCTGCAGCCGTCGGGGCTATCGGGCCCCGGCCACCTGATGTCAGTGCTGGCCCGGCGCCACATGCATCTCTACGGCACCCGACGCGAGGCCTTCGCCGAGGTCGCAATCTCGACACGCGCCAACGCCATCAACCGGCCCAAGGCCCTTCACCGGAAGCCGCTGACCGCCGAGGAGTATTTCGGCGCGCGGATGATCGCGGACCCCCTGTGCCTGTACGACTTCTGCCAGGAGACGGACGGCGCGGTCGCGGTGATCACCACAAGCATCGAGCGTGCCCGGGACCTCAGACAGCGGCCGGTTCCCATCGTGGCGGCTGCCCATGGCGGCGTTCGGGATTGGGGCCGCGCATTCGCGTGGATGGGCATGCCTGACGAGTACTTCGCATCCTCTGGCAACAAACCCATTGCCGACCGACTTTACCGACAGGCCGACATCACACCCGACGATATCGACGTCGCTCTCCTGTACGACCACTTCACTCCGATGGTCGTCATGCAACTGGAGGACTACGGATTCTGCAGGAAGGGCGAAGGCGGCCCATTCGTCGAGAGCGGCGCGATCCGTTACGACGGGGGCTCGATTCCGGTCAACACGCACGGTGGCCAGCTCTCCGAGGGTTACGTCGTCGGCATGACTCACATCATGGAGGGCGTTGAGCAGATGCGCGGCAGTGCAATCAATCAGGTGCCCGGCGCAGAACTCGCGCTGATCACCGGCGGTCCGGCCAGTCTGCCGGTCAGTGGCCTGATCCTGGGACGCGCAGCATGA
- a CDS encoding CaiB/BaiF CoA-transferase family protein yields MPGAEALPPLDGVVVIDLSTTLAGAQASQFLADCGAEVIFVEPPDGSPLRQLRGWPALLRNKRSITLDIRNDVGQERLWSLLESADVLVTTMRPAAAERLGLTSDQITRRCPQLVAASITGWGSTGPFRDYKGWSALVDAKIGVMRSKQGLLSPPRPAFCSAPYSAWGAQQAAVQAILAALIERENSGVGQVVESNLVTGIGAMDPYNWFYETVVERYPDAYLPMDTVFDDEGRPQIYLLYALLTAPTSDNKWLQFAQVSPRLMQAWLTELDLLEELANPKWQGFPMLPTAELRTQWWDIMIERVGRRSLDEWQQAFDNNRDLGGELFRSPAESLDHPQTVYENRVVTVDDPKIGPVRQVSTLIHSGTKPLRQPGRAPGIGEHSDTPLPKRRECNTTGTPTVGLPLAGITILEFGTMFAGPYGATILTDLGARVIKVEPLEGDHIRQLLAFPEAGGAKVLQGKESVAIDFTQPEGLEVVYKLVAMSDVALLCFRGGAAERAKIDEDSLRKIKPDIVVLHAPGYGTEGPFAHRAAYAPSIGAASGLAQVDSRGAAAPPRDIEDIHRRAATLFAAGAVSTVQADGIAALGVASALLVGIYAQKRGITIPNMAATMLGSSQQALINLNTTYPGAPTEAVVNDDFTGLNALYRAYPASDGWVFLAAPQPEEWPVLAKALSQYADIGGDERFATAELRGQHDADLAELLAAIFATKPKLEWERELTGQDVGCVEVAQSIPERLLQSDTYFDAGYAVEADSPIFGHHRRLAPLARFSRSATKADGGCTIGQHTDAVLREVGLSDEDIATLRLKSIVGSP; encoded by the coding sequence ATGCCCGGCGCTGAAGCCCTTCCACCACTTGACGGGGTCGTCGTCATTGATCTTTCGACAACGCTGGCCGGGGCTCAGGCAAGTCAGTTCCTCGCCGATTGTGGCGCAGAGGTCATCTTTGTCGAGCCGCCGGACGGAAGTCCGCTGCGCCAACTGCGAGGATGGCCGGCGCTTCTACGGAACAAACGCAGCATAACTCTGGACATCCGGAATGATGTTGGGCAAGAACGCTTGTGGAGCCTGTTGGAATCTGCCGATGTTCTGGTCACAACGATGCGCCCTGCCGCGGCGGAGCGACTCGGACTGACTTCCGATCAGATCACCCGACGCTGCCCGCAACTCGTGGCAGCCTCGATCACCGGCTGGGGATCCACGGGGCCCTTTCGCGACTACAAGGGCTGGTCTGCCCTCGTCGACGCGAAGATCGGAGTAATGCGATCCAAGCAAGGTCTGCTGTCACCGCCGCGGCCGGCATTCTGCAGCGCGCCCTATTCGGCGTGGGGCGCCCAGCAAGCTGCAGTCCAGGCGATCCTGGCTGCATTGATCGAACGTGAGAACAGCGGCGTCGGACAGGTGGTGGAATCCAATCTGGTGACCGGCATAGGTGCCATGGACCCGTACAACTGGTTCTATGAAACAGTCGTTGAACGCTATCCTGACGCGTATTTGCCAATGGACACTGTCTTCGACGATGAAGGACGTCCACAGATCTACCTGCTGTACGCACTGCTGACTGCCCCGACCTCAGACAACAAGTGGCTGCAATTCGCCCAAGTCTCCCCGCGCCTCATGCAAGCGTGGCTCACGGAGCTCGACCTTCTCGAAGAACTTGCGAATCCCAAATGGCAGGGATTTCCGATGCTTCCGACTGCCGAGCTTCGCACGCAGTGGTGGGACATCATGATCGAGAGAGTCGGCCGCCGCAGTCTCGATGAGTGGCAGCAAGCCTTCGACAACAATCGTGATCTCGGCGGTGAGTTGTTTCGTAGCCCCGCCGAGTCCCTCGACCACCCTCAGACGGTCTACGAGAATCGGGTCGTAACCGTCGATGACCCGAAAATCGGCCCCGTTCGCCAAGTTTCAACGCTCATTCATTCTGGAACGAAACCTCTCAGGCAGCCAGGTCGCGCCCCGGGCATCGGCGAACATTCTGACACCCCACTGCCCAAGCGGCGCGAGTGCAACACGACAGGCACACCCACCGTTGGGCTCCCACTCGCTGGCATCACCATCCTTGAGTTCGGAACGATGTTCGCCGGACCGTACGGGGCCACGATCTTGACCGATCTGGGTGCACGGGTGATCAAGGTTGAGCCACTGGAGGGTGATCACATTCGCCAACTGCTTGCCTTTCCCGAGGCCGGCGGGGCTAAAGTCCTGCAAGGCAAAGAAAGCGTCGCGATCGACTTTACCCAGCCCGAGGGCCTCGAAGTTGTCTACAAGCTGGTTGCCATGAGTGATGTCGCGCTGCTGTGTTTCCGGGGCGGTGCCGCCGAACGCGCGAAGATCGACGAAGACAGTCTTCGGAAGATCAAACCCGACATCGTTGTGCTCCACGCGCCGGGCTATGGGACAGAAGGCCCGTTCGCGCACCGAGCGGCATATGCACCATCAATCGGCGCGGCATCCGGCTTGGCGCAGGTCGACAGCAGGGGTGCGGCCGCGCCACCCAGGGATATCGAGGACATACACCGCCGGGCCGCAACCCTTTTCGCAGCTGGTGCCGTCTCGACGGTGCAGGCCGACGGTATCGCCGCCTTGGGAGTGGCATCCGCTCTGCTCGTCGGAATCTATGCGCAGAAACGGGGTATCACCATCCCGAACATGGCGGCGACGATGCTCGGCAGCAGCCAACAAGCTCTGATCAATCTGAACACGACATACCCCGGCGCCCCAACCGAAGCTGTCGTCAACGACGACTTCACCGGACTCAACGCGCTCTACCGTGCATACCCGGCCTCCGACGGTTGGGTCTTCCTCGCCGCTCCGCAACCGGAAGAGTGGCCCGTCCTGGCGAAGGCGCTGTCACAGTATGCGGACATCGGCGGTGATGAACGTTTCGCGACCGCGGAATTGCGAGGTCAACACGATGCGGATCTGGCCGAGTTGCTAGCCGCCATCTTCGCCACCAAGCCGAAACTGGAATGGGAGCGGGAACTGACCGGACAAGACGTCGGCTGCGTCGAAGTGGCTCAGTCGATTCCGGAGCGGCTACTGCAGAGCGATACGTACTTCGACGCCGGCTACGCTGTCGAGGCCGACAGTCCCATTTTCGGTCATCACCGCCGACTTGCACCGTTGGCTCGGTTTTCCAGGTCCGCGACCAAAGCCGATGGCGGATGCACGATCGGCCAACACACCGACGCGGTGCTCCGGGAAGTCGGCTTGTCAGATGAGGACATCGCCACACTACGTCTGAAGAGCATCGTGGGCAGCCCTTGA
- a CDS encoding amidohydrolase family protein produces the protein MSKIWANSGDSHFLEPDDLWQSRLPKKLADLCPRSEKDPDGEYETVYVDGQIFRRKLPSSALVAFVEMSMQAKGHRDATVRLGDLDQEGIWGEVIFPSLGMWASSFRTPELLKACLRVSNEWALDEIASVSPRYVVTAQVSTLVVDHAVEELQWAADKGFKAVFLPTSPHPSAPDWHRDDWEPLWAAAEEAGMVLAFHIGTDPVDVTASNSATGGAGLVYRGPGAAIMNYAETTFSGQRATMKLVASGALDRHPDLKVLISEGGATWVPFLGDRLLEGYRQHHMTVRPKLKRSPKEILFSQVYASFQHDETAVQAYDYMGYRNVMFGSDYPHMEGTFGHTQETLTSLFAGVSDETRLRITQGAFFELFPHVPPVGAESA, from the coding sequence ATGTCGAAGATCTGGGCGAACTCTGGCGACTCCCACTTCTTGGAACCAGATGATCTGTGGCAGTCACGCTTGCCCAAGAAACTCGCCGATCTGTGCCCCCGCTCGGAGAAGGACCCCGACGGGGAGTACGAAACCGTTTACGTCGACGGTCAGATCTTTCGGCGCAAGTTGCCCTCGTCGGCATTGGTGGCGTTCGTCGAGATGAGCATGCAAGCCAAAGGCCACCGCGATGCCACGGTCCGTCTTGGCGATCTCGACCAGGAAGGAATCTGGGGAGAGGTCATCTTTCCGTCGCTGGGTATGTGGGCATCGTCGTTCCGCACGCCGGAGCTGCTCAAAGCCTGTCTGCGGGTCAGCAACGAGTGGGCGCTTGACGAGATCGCCTCGGTTTCACCGCGCTACGTCGTCACGGCACAAGTCTCCACTCTGGTTGTCGACCACGCGGTCGAGGAGCTGCAGTGGGCAGCAGACAAGGGATTCAAGGCGGTATTCCTCCCCACTTCGCCTCATCCCAGCGCGCCGGACTGGCACCGCGATGATTGGGAGCCGCTGTGGGCGGCCGCTGAGGAGGCCGGCATGGTGCTCGCCTTCCATATCGGCACCGACCCCGTGGACGTGACGGCCTCCAACAGTGCGACCGGCGGCGCTGGGCTGGTATACCGCGGGCCTGGCGCGGCGATCATGAACTACGCGGAGACGACGTTCTCCGGCCAACGGGCCACCATGAAGCTCGTCGCCTCCGGAGCGTTGGACCGTCACCCCGACCTCAAGGTATTGATCTCGGAAGGCGGCGCAACCTGGGTACCGTTCCTTGGCGACCGCCTCCTGGAGGGATACCGGCAGCACCACATGACGGTACGCCCCAAACTGAAGCGGAGTCCGAAGGAAATCCTGTTCAGTCAGGTGTATGCATCGTTCCAGCATGACGAGACCGCTGTGCAGGCATACGACTACATGGGCTATCGCAACGTCATGTTCGGCAGCGATTATCCGCATATGGAGGGCACTTTCGGCCACACCCAGGAGACGTTGACCTCACTGTTCGCCGGGGTGAGCGACGAGACCCGACTACGTATCACCCAGGGGGCGTTCTTCGAACTGTTCCCGCACGTGCCGCCCGTGGGTGCTGAGAGCGCCTGA